Proteins from a single region of Ignavibacteria bacterium:
- the sprA gene encoding cell surface protein SprA — protein MKKLILHLPILFILSASFFASGFVFDPKQEELYDKYLLFDAIFQEIIVESFKHDDSRTIPNETVSFTDHSQESRGFYLPWLSQTALSDTNDFDKSEKIDDEGEPQDENLLLTDTTQVGLDSAAILDSILKADTLALDSTARLIQFKHIRKDPITVPLFKKRKYSLFLDKPEGSIVRTVKLDSTGRFVEIRETLDGKDYRVRLLIPLEDYVQLRLAYIDRKNWEELAYKYEAKLGKKELGDIFASITNIDIPIPSNPVLSIFGPPKINLRISGAVDIRGAWRNESTEGITASRLGNVRNEPDFKQDVQINISGTIGDKLNITADWNTQNTFEYENQLKIRYTGYTDEIVQSVEAGNVSLQTSPLVGGGEALFGVKSRFQFGPLMLTAIASQKKGEVKEKSLSGGAEAQTFQKRVYDYSTNHYFLDTVYADTSRDLNLFNKYYGNATPIEIQYYRIKDIEIWKTVTGIINPKERLVNAYIDLPSRTKTSKYPASLRGEVSVVPGRVETGRFIKLEPSEYILHEATGYVSFRTQVNETDAIAVAYRMEGDPGPENDLYFGEFIADVTDTVTLILKLIKPANLQPQFRTAWKLQLRNIYPLGVRDVKEDGFAFDIKYGITLDDARNDIGGVKFLNAFGLDLIDDSKNARPDGKFDFLPGKTINLSTGEIIFPVLQPFGRNLPSSLSDTLAYLKVYDTLQVFAKQDREKDKFILVGQSKGSSRNSYNLGFNIVEGSVRVKLDGRELLPNADYMVDYNTGQLIIRNEQALLPNADLRITYEENTLFQLAAKSLLGLRGEFKFSNKTFLGFSMLNLNQQTLSDKVRIGEEPLQNSIYGIDARTSADLPFITKLLNNVISTREMSTFAWRGEAAYINPDPNTKKSTIISDQGESVAYVDDFEGAKQTLSIGVHYTSWKNLSPPKTIERLGDIPDSTKMGYKAKTYWYNELPSNVSVKEIWPQKSVARGEDHVTVLDLIYSPSSRGEFNYNPSLSVRENNWGGMMKMLSSTTSNLVEQNIEFIEFWIRPDKVAQDGRMYIDLGRITEDIIPNNKLDTEDKNLNDLIDEGEDVGLDGLTNAQELARWPALGPDPSGDNFSFSLASKNYTLINGTEGNAALTDAGRFPDTEDMNRNGVLDRVNSYYTYEIKLDTSRISNPYVVGGGTGTRWYQIRIPLRDYSRKEGDPSFTLIENIRVWFNGFKDSVHVRLAEFNLVGNQWQKLNKEDNVLNLSVVNIEDNSPFYYSPPDVQRELDRTQQTSTEERIYKNEQSLAMIYEGLKEGKSSYAVKYLFRPIDVFNYREMKFYYHGERSMMGGDLVFRFGVDTNNYYEYREPIRNDWQNIGIKFKEITAIKQRRDTIGKTITVPVENGPPNSFYTVKGNPSLTVVSIFMVGVDFPADKNANLHSNDISGQIWVNELRLIGADDREGWAYSTNVSLKLADFINISANLNETNPFFHPLEQRFGSRVSSRGWGVSADIDIVKLLPADMRQSSLRFSYSHTENIGKPLYLPGTDILVEEAAKQIYEKMINEGEDERAAQAEADALKTSSQTVGTSDTYSLPSIRIKIPTDFWLIRDTWNNLGFAFNYNKSFSRNPVTQSNTTWVWNFSTNYSYTFSPENYFKAVDIPFLGTVFELFEDLKNLRFYYTPATTSFDFTATRNRGENVTRTDPNRPNVTRDFRTTRRFQFGWKFIEGGFLNPSLNYSIDFGSSLAHIETYLDSVPSSLPGKDSVFEVQRSEKEIWSDIFGGNLFGRDNSFNQRIEIRTQPKLPSIFELDKFLNITMGYSVDYRWQNDFRQAELGRAASFANNITFGMNFRLKQLFDPLFKESPDQSAPQQPQQPDPRSRERRKPRIQEEDEDGPAPDTTQVIEEPVDETPKQSPVTSVLLMLKSISKWLFFDYENISINFTQGNTSANSGLAGEGTGITNLWNFWLPNRNEQGPSRLYQLGLDFKAGPRATRGNLTDAVGQRNNLDFRTSRPLWEGARIDLTWKVGWSYNKNTSLQTDSLGNVNVVNFASTGTTDRSFLTFPPVLIFSFFGNGIKKVHELYDVEAENQTENLANAFVEGFETFPILGKLPGLKQFIRYIPRPNWSLSWDGLEKFFLFSSFAQRVSLNHAYTSSYTRGWKINPDGNEETQAQKISYGFQPFLGLSMTFLPLWGGNLGANIKFGANVSYDLGLATKNITETFQNDINVSINFTKSGFELPLFGISLKNDIDISISYTQMKNSTVIYDMLKFKEEGTPQDGTTRATIEPRIKYVMSSRVTLSIFYKRSSVTPEGASRIPPTTTNEAGLDVRITI, from the coding sequence TTGAAGAAGTTAATTTTACATCTGCCAATTTTATTCATCCTATCGGCAAGCTTTTTTGCTTCAGGATTTGTTTTTGATCCCAAGCAGGAAGAGTTGTACGATAAATACTTATTGTTCGATGCAATTTTTCAAGAGATAATTGTAGAGAGTTTTAAGCATGATGATTCTCGCACGATTCCTAATGAAACAGTTTCATTTACTGATCATTCGCAGGAATCAAGGGGATTTTATCTCCCATGGTTGTCGCAAACTGCACTCTCCGATACAAATGATTTTGATAAGAGTGAAAAGATCGATGATGAAGGTGAACCGCAAGATGAGAATCTCCTCCTAACTGATACTACTCAAGTTGGACTTGATTCTGCAGCAATACTCGATTCCATTCTTAAAGCCGATACTCTTGCACTGGATTCAACAGCACGCTTAATTCAGTTTAAACACATAAGAAAAGATCCGATAACCGTTCCACTATTCAAGAAAAGGAAATATTCACTTTTTCTCGATAAGCCTGAAGGAAGTATTGTCCGTACAGTAAAATTAGATTCAACAGGCAGATTTGTTGAAATTCGAGAAACTCTTGATGGAAAAGATTATAGAGTAAGATTATTAATTCCATTGGAAGATTATGTTCAGCTTCGATTGGCTTATATCGATAGAAAGAATTGGGAGGAACTTGCGTACAAGTATGAAGCAAAACTTGGCAAGAAAGAGCTGGGAGACATTTTTGCGTCGATCACAAATATTGATATACCAATTCCCTCAAATCCTGTTCTTAGTATTTTCGGTCCTCCGAAAATCAATCTCCGGATAAGCGGTGCAGTTGATATTCGTGGTGCTTGGCGTAACGAAAGTACTGAGGGAATTACTGCTTCACGGCTCGGAAATGTTCGCAATGAACCAGATTTCAAACAAGATGTGCAGATAAATATTAGCGGTACAATTGGCGATAAGCTGAATATAACTGCTGACTGGAACACTCAGAATACATTTGAATACGAAAACCAGCTAAAGATCCGTTACACAGGATACACAGATGAAATTGTTCAAAGTGTAGAAGCTGGAAACGTTTCATTACAGACTTCTCCCCTAGTTGGAGGTGGTGAAGCGTTGTTCGGAGTCAAATCCCGATTTCAATTTGGTCCATTGATGCTGACTGCAATTGCAAGTCAGAAGAAAGGCGAAGTGAAAGAAAAAAGTTTAAGCGGTGGAGCAGAAGCGCAGACTTTTCAAAAGCGTGTGTATGATTATTCAACAAATCATTATTTTCTTGATACAGTTTATGCAGATACATCGCGGGACTTAAATCTTTTCAATAAATATTATGGCAATGCAACTCCAATTGAAATTCAATATTACCGAATTAAAGATATTGAAATATGGAAAACAGTTACGGGAATAATCAATCCTAAAGAAAGATTAGTTAATGCATATATTGATCTTCCTTCAAGAACAAAGACTTCAAAATATCCCGCATCTCTGCGAGGTGAAGTTAGTGTAGTTCCAGGAAGAGTGGAGACAGGAAGATTCATTAAACTTGAACCTTCTGAATATATTTTGCATGAAGCGACAGGATATGTGTCCTTCAGAACTCAAGTAAATGAAACGGATGCAATAGCAGTTGCATACAGAATGGAGGGCGATCCAGGACCTGAGAATGATTTATATTTCGGGGAGTTCATTGCGGACGTAACTGATACAGTCACGCTCATTTTAAAATTAATAAAACCGGCTAACCTGCAGCCGCAGTTTCGCACAGCATGGAAACTTCAGCTTAGAAATATTTATCCGCTTGGTGTGCGTGACGTGAAGGAAGATGGATTTGCATTTGATATTAAATACGGAATTACTCTTGATGACGCTCGGAATGATATTGGTGGAGTGAAATTTTTGAATGCATTTGGATTGGATTTAATAGACGATTCAAAAAACGCTCGACCAGACGGCAAATTCGATTTTTTACCGGGAAAAACAATTAATCTTTCAACAGGGGAAATAATTTTCCCTGTGCTCCAACCGTTCGGAAGGAATTTACCTTCCAGTCTTTCGGATACACTCGCCTACTTGAAAGTCTATGATACGCTTCAAGTGTTCGCTAAACAAGATCGCGAGAAGGACAAATTCATTCTCGTTGGTCAATCCAAAGGAAGTTCCCGTAATTCATATAATCTTGGATTTAATATTGTAGAAGGGAGTGTTCGTGTTAAACTTGACGGAAGAGAATTGCTGCCTAATGCTGATTATATGGTAGACTATAATACCGGACAGCTCATAATTCGGAATGAACAAGCACTTCTCCCAAATGCCGATCTAAGAATTACATATGAAGAAAATACTTTATTCCAATTAGCTGCAAAATCTTTATTGGGTTTGCGTGGAGAATTTAAATTTTCCAATAAAACTTTCTTAGGTTTTTCGATGTTGAATCTCAATCAGCAAACTTTAAGTGATAAAGTACGAATTGGCGAAGAACCGCTTCAGAATTCAATTTATGGAATTGACGCACGAACAAGTGCCGATCTGCCATTCATTACCAAACTCTTAAACAATGTAATCTCAACACGCGAAATGTCTACTTTTGCATGGCGGGGTGAAGCCGCATATATCAATCCCGATCCTAACACAAAGAAAAGTACAATCATAAGTGATCAAGGAGAAAGTGTTGCTTATGTCGATGATTTTGAAGGAGCCAAACAAACACTTTCGATAGGAGTTCATTATACTTCGTGGAAAAACTTAAGTCCGCCTAAAACTATTGAACGGCTTGGTGATATACCTGATTCAACCAAAATGGGATACAAAGCAAAAACATATTGGTACAACGAACTTCCGAGCAATGTTAGTGTTAAGGAAATCTGGCCACAGAAATCTGTTGCAAGAGGTGAAGATCATGTCACTGTCCTTGATTTGATTTATTCCCCATCCTCGAGAGGAGAGTTTAATTATAATCCATCTCTTTCAGTTCGTGAGAATAATTGGGGAGGAATGATGAAAATGTTATCCTCAACTACTTCAAATCTTGTTGAACAGAATATCGAATTCATAGAATTCTGGATAAGACCCGATAAAGTCGCTCAAGACGGAAGAATGTACATTGACCTCGGCAGAATAACCGAAGATATCATTCCTAACAATAAACTCGATACAGAAGATAAAAATTTGAACGACCTGATCGATGAAGGTGAAGATGTTGGTTTAGATGGTTTAACAAATGCACAAGAACTTGCCCGATGGCCTGCACTCGGTCCCGATCCCAGTGGTGATAATTTCTCATTTTCACTAGCATCAAAAAATTATACACTTATAAATGGGACTGAGGGAAACGCTGCTTTAACTGATGCCGGGAGATTTCCAGATACTGAGGACATGAATAGAAACGGCGTTCTTGATCGTGTGAATAGTTATTATACTTATGAAATTAAACTCGATACATCTCGAATTTCAAATCCATATGTTGTCGGCGGCGGTACAGGTACAAGATGGTATCAAATAAGGATTCCATTAAGAGATTATTCCCGCAAGGAGGGAGATCCGAGTTTTACACTTATTGAGAACATTCGCGTATGGTTCAATGGATTTAAAGACAGTGTTCATGTTCGGCTTGCTGAATTTAATTTGGTCGGTAACCAATGGCAGAAATTAAACAAAGAAGATAACGTCTTAAATCTTTCTGTAGTTAACATTGAAGATAACTCGCCATTTTATTACAGCCCGCCGGATGTTCAAAGAGAATTGGATCGCACGCAGCAAACAAGCACAGAGGAAAGGATCTATAAAAACGAGCAATCACTTGCAATGATTTACGAAGGCTTGAAAGAAGGAAAATCAAGTTATGCTGTCAAGTACTTATTCCGACCGATAGATGTTTTCAATTATCGTGAAATGAAATTCTATTACCATGGAGAACGATCAATGATGGGGGGTGATCTAGTCTTTCGTTTCGGTGTGGATACAAATAATTACTATGAATATAGAGAGCCCATCAGAAATGATTGGCAGAACATCGGAATAAAGTTCAAAGAAATCACAGCGATTAAACAGAGAAGAGATACGATCGGCAAAACCATAACTGTTCCAGTTGAAAATGGACCTCCTAATTCATTCTATACAGTGAAAGGAAATCCAAGTCTTACTGTCGTAAGTATATTTATGGTAGGAGTTGATTTCCCTGCAGATAAAAATGCGAATTTGCATTCGAACGATATTTCCGGACAGATCTGGGTGAACGAACTCCGTTTAATTGGAGCCGATGATAGAGAAGGGTGGGCATACTCAACTAATGTTTCACTCAAGTTGGCGGATTTTATAAATATTTCAGCAAATTTGAACGAGACTAACCCATTCTTTCACCCGCTTGAACAAAGATTCGGATCGCGTGTATCTTCTCGTGGTTGGGGAGTCTCTGCAGATATCGATATAGTTAAACTATTGCCGGCAGATATGCGGCAAAGTTCTCTAAGATTCAGTTATTCACATACCGAAAATATTGGTAAACCTCTTTATCTACCGGGTACAGATATTTTGGTGGAAGAGGCAGCTAAACAAATTTATGAAAAAATGATCAATGAAGGGGAAGACGAACGTGCCGCTCAAGCAGAAGCAGATGCTCTAAAAACGAGTTCACAAACCGTCGGAACGTCAGATACATACTCACTTCCAAGTATTAGAATTAAAATTCCGACTGACTTTTGGCTGATCCGAGATACATGGAATAATTTGGGATTCGCTTTTAATTACAATAAATCTTTCAGCAGAAATCCTGTTACTCAATCGAATACAACATGGGTTTGGAATTTTTCAACAAATTACTCCTACACCTTTAGTCCTGAAAATTATTTCAAAGCAGTTGACATTCCATTTCTTGGAACCGTTTTCGAACTTTTCGAAGACTTGAAGAATTTGAGATTTTATTATACTCCAGCAACTACATCATTCGATTTTACAGCAACGAGGAATCGCGGAGAAAATGTAACTCGAACTGATCCAAATAGACCAAATGTAACTCGAGATTTCAGAACCACAAGACGTTTTCAATTTGGCTGGAAATTCATTGAGGGAGGTTTCTTAAATCCATCATTGAATTATAGTATCGATTTTGGAAGCAGTCTTGCACACATAGAAACATATCTTGATTCAGTTCCGAGTAGTCTCCCCGGAAAAGATTCGGTCTTCGAAGTTCAAAGAAGCGAGAAAGAAATTTGGTCAGACATTTTTGGCGGAAATCTTTTTGGAAGAGATAATTCTTTCAATCAAAGAATTGAAATTCGTACACAACCAAAGCTGCCGTCAATATTTGAATTGGATAAATTCCTGAATATCACGATGGGTTATTCTGTTGATTACCGATGGCAGAATGACTTCAGACAAGCTGAGCTTGGACGTGCGGCAAGTTTTGCAAATAATATTACTTTCGGAATGAATTTCAGATTGAAACAGCTATTCGATCCATTGTTTAAAGAGTCACCTGATCAGTCGGCGCCGCAACAGCCGCAGCAGCCGGATCCGAGAAGCCGAGAGCGAAGGAAACCAAGAATTCAGGAAGAAGATGAAGACGGACCTGCACCAGATACAACTCAAGTAATCGAAGAACCTGTTGATGAAACTCCAAAACAAAGTCCTGTTACTTCCGTTTTATTAATGCTCAAATCAATTTCGAAATGGCTCTTTTTTGATTATGAAAACATTTCAATAAACTTCACTCAAGGGAATACTTCGGCAAATTCCGGGCTCGCAGGTGAAGGTACAGGAATTACAAATTTGTGGAATTTCTGGCTGCCTAATCGAAATGAGCAAGGACCATCGCGGCTTTACCAGCTTGGATTAGATTTTAAAGCTGGACCTCGTGCCACGAGAGGAAATTTAACCGATGCTGTCGGACAAAGAAATAATCTTGACTTCAGAACATCGAGGCCATTGTGGGAAGGTGCCAGGATTGATTTAACGTGGAAGGTCGGTTGGTCTTATAATAAAAATACATCATTGCAAACAGATTCGCTTGGAAATGTTAACGTCGTAAACTTTGCTTCAACTGGTACAACTGATAGATCGTTCTTGACTTTTCCTCCGGTTCTGATTTTCAGTTTCTTTGGAAACGGTATTAAGAAAGTTCATGAACTGTACGATGTCGAAGCGGAGAATCAAACTGAAAATCTCGCAAACGCTTTCGTTGAAGGATTTGAAACATTCCCAATTTTGGGAAAACTTCCAGGTCTTAAACAATTCATCAGATACATTCCGCGACCGAACTGGAGTTTGAGCTGGGATGGATTAGAAAAATTTTTCTTATTTAGTTCGTTTGCACAGAGAGTTTCTTTAAATCATGCATATACATCGAGTTATACGCGAGGATGGAAAATCAATCCAGATGGAAACGAAGAAACCCAAGCACAAAAAATATCTTATGGATTTCAACCGTTTTTGGGATTGTCAATGACATTTCTTCCTCTTTGGGGAGGGAATTTAGGAGCGAATATTAAATTCGGAGCGAATGTCTCTTACGATTTGGGATTAGCAACGAAAAACATTACGGAAACATTTCAAAATGATATTAATGTTTCCATCAATTTTACTAAGTCCGGATTCGAGCTTCCTTTATTTGGTATCTCTTTGAAAAATGATATTGATATTTCTATTTCGTATACTCAAATGAAAAACTCGACAGTTATTTACGATATGCTAAAATTCAAGGAAGAAGGAACACCGCAGGACGGCACTACGCGAGCAACAATTGAACCGAGAATTAAATATGTAATGAGTTCGCGAGTAACGCTTTCAATCTTTTACAAACGATCCAGTGTTACACCAGAAGGAGCTTCGCGGATTCCACCAACAACGACAAATGAAGCAGGATTAGATGTACGAATTACAATTTGA
- the tsaB gene encoding tRNA (adenosine(37)-N6)-threonylcarbamoyltransferase complex dimerization subunit type 1 TsaB encodes MKLLGISTAFQTLSLSISDGQNLMSAVSIKESLAYAEKITGLISDIFAELKFELHSLDGIAVNLGPGTFTGLRIGLSTAKGLAFGSELKLYGYTSFEELVSAAIRIKNVSGRVSVLIDSRKDEFYSANYNVSGEKFTLIDSFELVNLHEAIQIGTASDFLIIPEDSKCVEEFGKILKNIVRVRPNSFSGCLLVQTDKWKYLIDNFDYLEPIYLKNFVPKIRK; translated from the coding sequence ATGAAACTGCTCGGTATTAGCACTGCTTTTCAGACTTTAAGCTTATCTATTTCAGATGGACAAAATCTAATGAGCGCTGTCTCGATTAAGGAGAGTCTAGCGTATGCCGAAAAAATTACTGGATTAATTTCGGATATCTTCGCTGAGCTGAAGTTTGAATTGCATTCGCTTGATGGGATTGCAGTAAATTTAGGTCCAGGAACGTTTACGGGATTAAGAATTGGTCTTTCGACTGCAAAGGGATTAGCATTCGGATCAGAATTGAAACTATATGGCTATACCTCATTTGAAGAATTAGTTTCCGCGGCAATCCGCATTAAAAATGTTTCGGGAAGAGTATCAGTTCTAATAGATTCACGAAAAGATGAATTTTATTCAGCAAATTATAATGTTTCGGGAGAAAAATTTACTTTAATTGATTCATTTGAATTGGTAAATTTACATGAAGCAATTCAAATTGGAACTGCTTCAGATTTTCTCATAATCCCTGAAGATTCCAAGTGTGTAGAAGAATTTGGAAAAATTTTGAAGAATATTGTTCGAGTAAGACCCAACTCTTTTTCTGGCTGCTTGCTCGTGCAAACCGATAAATGGAAATATCTCATTGATAATTTCGATTATCTCGAGCCAATTTATTTAAAAAACTTTGTGCCAAAAATTAGAAAGTAG
- the tsaE gene encoding tRNA (adenosine(37)-N6)-threonylcarbamoyltransferase complex ATPase subunit type 1 TsaE, translating into MRGKFISKSESETFEFGKKFSSSLKKGDLVALIGELGSGKTIFVKGICSGLNAIETPLSPTFSLINKYHGEAIIYHFDFYRIKSIQELYDIGYEDYFYSKEICLIEWANLVREILPKNYIEVKFKNLETENEREITIRDIAQ; encoded by the coding sequence ATGCGCGGTAAATTTATTTCCAAAAGCGAATCAGAAACTTTTGAATTTGGAAAGAAGTTTTCCAGTTCTCTCAAAAAAGGGGATTTGGTTGCACTAATCGGTGAACTCGGTAGTGGAAAAACAATTTTTGTTAAGGGAATTTGTTCAGGATTGAATGCAATTGAAACTCCATTAAGTCCGACTTTTTCACTTATAAACAAATATCACGGAGAAGCAATAATTTATCATTTTGATTTTTATAGGATAAAATCTATTCAAGAATTGTATGATATCGGCTACGAAGATTATTTTTACAGCAAAGAAATTTGTTTAATCGAGTGGGCGAATCTCGTAAGGGAAATTCTCCCGAAAAATTATATTGAAGTAAAGTTCAAAAATCTTGAAACTGAAAATGAGAGGGAAATTACAATCAGAGACATTGCGCAATGA
- a CDS encoding DUF1573 domain-containing protein, translated as MVMLKQIIFSLALFSVSVFAQFITPQIHFNFESHDFGKIEQGVVIDFTFEFSNSGGDTLQITNVSTSCGCSAALLTKRSLAAGEKGSLKVTYNSKGKLGMQSNIIYVYSNDPIYPQKAITIKADVFVSQEKESKPQPKIEFDRIIHDFGIIEEGKIFDTVFKFKNIGTDTLAINDIQTSCGCTAAIPKKRKLPPGESSEIRVEMDTANRFGSISRMVTVKTNDPDVPEFHLTLRAEVVKR; from the coding sequence ATGGTTATGTTAAAACAAATAATTTTCAGTTTAGCTTTATTTTCGGTATCCGTATTTGCACAATTTATCACTCCGCAAATACACTTTAATTTTGAGAGTCACGATTTTGGTAAAATCGAACAGGGCGTAGTGATCGATTTCACATTTGAATTTTCAAATAGTGGAGGTGATACTCTTCAGATAACAAATGTCTCAACGTCCTGCGGATGCTCTGCCGCACTATTAACAAAGCGTTCCCTTGCAGCAGGAGAAAAAGGATCCCTGAAAGTTACATATAATTCAAAAGGTAAATTGGGAATGCAGTCGAATATCATATATGTTTACAGCAACGATCCAATCTATCCGCAAAAAGCAATTACGATAAAAGCAGACGTTTTTGTAAGTCAAGAAAAAGAAAGTAAGCCACAGCCCAAGATTGAGTTTGACAGGATCATACATGATTTTGGAATTATCGAAGAAGGGAAAATTTTCGACACTGTATTTAAATTCAAAAATATTGGGACCGATACGCTTGCAATAAATGATATACAAACATCATGCGGCTGTACAGCGGCGATTCCCAAGAAACGTAAACTTCCTCCAGGGGAATCGAGTGAAATCAGAGTCGAAATGGATACTGCAAATAGATTCGGTTCGATATCGAGAATGGTAACAGTAAAAACTAACGATCCAGATGTTCCGGAATTCCATCTTACATTAAGAGCAGAAGTTGTAAAAAGATAA
- a CDS encoding bifunctional response regulator/alkaline phosphatase family protein encodes MKKGKILWVDDEIELLRSHIIFLNEKGYDVETVTNGEDAIDFVSRAKFDLIFLDEMMSGMGGLETLAKIKEINSNVPVVMVTKNEEETLMNEAIGSKINDYLLKPVNPSQVLLVCKKFLEKKNISAEYVSKDYLQDFNLLSQRIFSELNHDDWVDIYLKLINWDLELTKHSDLELEHTFLDLKRNANKEFSKFIERNYRNWLNSDESRPNLSIDVVEDSVFPLLKQKNNVFLFVLDCMRYDQWAVMEEMLYPYFNISKKSYYSILPSSTPYARNAIFAGLFPSEIEKYYPELWTHQHDDENSHNKHERELLEKLLERKRIKLHSELKYFKIIDPEYGRNFEQNIQTLVNNNLTAVVVNYLDMIAHSRSDSAILKEIAPNEAAFRSLTQSWFTHSSLLKTFRNLSNQKNVRIVITTDHGSIRCMHGAKVLGDREALPNLRYKFGRNLKSEAKQAIFIRNPIDYKLPKRGLTINYIIAKEDYYFVYPTEYNKYLNLYKDSFQHGGISMEELILPIITLEPKL; translated from the coding sequence ATGAAAAAAGGAAAAATACTTTGGGTCGATGATGAAATTGAATTGCTTCGTTCTCACATAATCTTTTTGAACGAAAAAGGTTATGATGTCGAAACAGTAACAAATGGAGAGGATGCAATTGATTTTGTCTCACGTGCTAAGTTTGACTTAATCTTTCTTGATGAAATGATGAGCGGAATGGGGGGGCTGGAAACTCTTGCAAAAATCAAAGAGATCAATTCTAATGTTCCAGTAGTTATGGTCACGAAGAATGAAGAAGAAACATTAATGAACGAAGCAATCGGAAGTAAAATTAATGATTATCTTTTAAAGCCAGTTAATCCGAGCCAAGTTTTATTAGTCTGTAAAAAATTCCTTGAGAAGAAAAACATTTCCGCCGAATATGTCTCAAAAGATTATCTTCAGGATTTTAATTTACTTTCTCAGCGAATTTTTTCTGAACTAAATCACGATGATTGGGTAGACATATATCTAAAACTAATTAATTGGGATTTAGAACTAACCAAACATTCAGATCTCGAACTCGAACATACTTTTCTCGATTTAAAACGAAATGCAAATAAAGAATTCTCAAAGTTCATTGAGCGAAATTACAGAAATTGGCTGAATTCGGACGAGTCACGTCCAAATCTCTCTATAGATGTGGTCGAAGATTCTGTTTTTCCGTTGCTGAAACAAAAGAACAATGTTTTCTTATTCGTCCTCGATTGTATGAGATATGATCAGTGGGCAGTGATGGAAGAAATGTTATATCCTTATTTTAATATTTCAAAAAAATCTTATTATTCAATTCTACCATCATCAACGCCTTATGCAAGAAACGCAATTTTTGCCGGCTTGTTTCCTTCTGAAATTGAAAAGTACTATCCAGAATTATGGACGCACCAGCATGATGATGAAAATTCACACAATAAACACGAAAGAGAACTTCTCGAGAAATTACTTGAACGGAAGAGAATTAAGCTCCATAGTGAACTAAAATATTTTAAAATTATTGATCCTGAGTACGGAAGAAATTTTGAGCAGAACATTCAAACACTAGTGAATAATAATTTAACTGCAGTAGTTGTGAATTATCTAGATATGATTGCTCACTCTCGCTCTGATTCAGCGATTCTTAAAGAGATTGCACCGAATGAAGCAGCATTTCGTTCACTCACGCAAAGTTGGTTTACACATTCATCTCTGTTAAAAACTTTTAGGAATCTTTCTAATCAAAAAAATGTACGCATAGTCATTACAACTGACCATGGAAGCATACGTTGTATGCATGGAGCAAAAGTACTTGGCGATCGAGAAGCACTGCCAAATCTACGATATAAGTTTGGCAGGAATTTAAAATCAGAAGCGAAGCAGGCGATATTTATTCGGAATCCGATTGACTACAAACTTCCGAAGAGGGGATTGACAATTAATTACATCATCGCAAAAGAAGATTATTACTTTGTTTACCCAACTGAATACAATAAATATTTAAATCTTTACAAAGATTCTTTTCAGCATGGCGGCATCTCGATGGAAGAATTAATACTTCCGATAATTACTCTCGAACCGAAATTATAA